In Sphaeramia orbicularis chromosome 10, fSphaOr1.1, whole genome shotgun sequence, the following proteins share a genomic window:
- the nexmifb gene encoding LOW QUALITY PROTEIN: neurite extension and migration factor (The sequence of the model RefSeq protein was modified relative to this genomic sequence to represent the inferred CDS: inserted 7 bases in 6 codons; deleted 6 bases in 5 codons; substituted 1 base at 1 genomic stop codon): MDVLTDSSLTLIVKTSEPENANAVENTGVCEQSGDLSLCGLVDAALSPSSSPPATQTSQRACQTHQGSPASPTLPLPLGTDSSLGLTAPSCPPSQEAPPVVPHLQRTPTTLPASAISSWGSTGDPQKTPLPLPVALPLSTTMMEPATVSALTEECLLQPTRTCLGCFIETRDASDPSSIPEPTHDHTTNPDTETGLSVRIGDVSREDFSDINNISIQCLSHAGEAVSHYGEQLLSDQLLSFPLPKAPGEGKRVDGNKTTEDCDDPEDDATAKNLYEGLLLDKVSGEEVLLANAGQDWGYFESFISESKMELLDLCSKNELSVNLFSEEDVDNLFDDEDDDSTLSSDXCSLKIRYESFQDNMREKTNVLQEETQFNFFPSVLANCAKKEEGGGVLRRSTEELQPKTDELILETGQEGKAGDCSGRSPLDGSQGSPMSTPKVNYLMDFNSTEESGEFSDDSSCTGSSSDTLQEGKFKKGHSKGFLSPSNPLNYGLRSKRKVRYSDDYLYDVDSLESEKNAEKKEKAPAGQKEEEDVDWCPKKRRKSCRKEPPVVIKYIIINRFKGERLMSVKLGKLDPVDATVSLNADTVTKYKTLAPLKDFWQERQRERQEQLKLAARDKQQRGFHLNGRHHRPFNSSHPKRKYKIXNRLKVQRIHAVEQSVTAQGSSLSDQGQGGVTKEEATPTVGGIIAAPGPPSTLDTNSITHTVTAKSRSQEEGGEGGKEIGRIKTVRIRKFKAKQAEEQENERAEGEEGRSVTNETDACAVVAQIEHPTAGLEEAGSSTTVKPHSLTHTTTAHTSEEKFPFVSSTCSSDKAPSSERVEAGVPVIPGGYLQTLLDATDSSAGAAISYFPQQPSRQQYPLXLSLEEKQFSSLQLAQSCVLSPPSESELQQSPQNCPSFPQMWHPQLCPSHSQSFGPETPETPILPNNFPAAVPLNDNMPVSNYTQLSPEADRLXYEKSYLTEAGLQPXADLQVCQSACVEGQVQYQRGSLCTDNGRLISYDSVGSLSASSSNYSSLSLKSCEREGEEEGRDSFLAHCSPKVVIQQSVDALTPLRESSDLLDISNFTPDKFRHSSLSELXPPXDPNLSPQVVGREMKIAGNVGEYQDVNDMNLECNRDVKWNCEVMQQQEHTTNAFTVEDSQFPLHNFNSQDVLNLDKKELGVTEFDEQTGDMLAGAKTIKSKRKGNYKQTAGQSPKKVRAPRAPKSEKVKTPKQNSRSTKKIKAMLEGKAAKNQAGSCGTGLTDGSSTGDWSGTGWSESNSLVGDDQREFEEPSNILSNIVSGMAEVQRFMMASIEPLWNPMSEACMPSEANSLNLKTLKILAGTEADLKKKGAVLTGAGRGGRQEGKGGKNQAKFNPSHPLFPQLALGCNMFDKPNFINPGPAHKKLYRHKTSAKFPRIETLKGKRAERDPNKDIALMTSFEKLR; encoded by the exons ggGTATGTGAGCAGAGTGGTGATCTGAGTCTGTGTGGACTCGTTGATGCTGCTCTCTCTCCATCCTCATCTCCACCTGCCACACAGACTTCACAACGGGCCTGCCAAACGCACCAGGGGTCTCCTGCATCACCAACCCTACCCCTGCCCCTCGGCACTGACTCGTCCCTTGGCCTGACAGCACCTTCCTGTCCTCCATCTCAAGAGGCCCCACCTGTAGTCCCCCACCTTCAACGCACTCCTACTACACTTCCTGCTTCTGCTATAAGCTCCTGGGGTTCAACAGGGGACCCCCAGAAGACCCCCCTTCCACTACCTGTTGCTCTCCCTCTGTCGACTACAATGATGGAGCCTGCAACTGTGTCTGCTCTCACAGAAGAGTGTCTTCTGCAGCCTACCCGCACCTGCCTCGGCTGTTTCATCGAGACCCGTGATGCTTCTGACCCTAGTTCCATTCCAGAACCCACCCATGACCACACTACAAATCCTGACACAGAGACTGGGCTAAGTGTAAGGATAGGGGATGTAAGCCGAGAGGACTTCTCTGATATCAACAACATCAGCATCCAGTGCCTGAGCCATGCGGGGGAGGCAGTGAGTCACTATGGAGAACAGCTCCTCTCTGACCAGCTACTTAGCTTTCCTCTGCCTAAAGCCCCAGGTGAGGGCAAGAGAGTGGatggaaacaaaacaacagaGGACTGTGATGACCCAGAAGATGATGCAACAGCTAAGAACTTGTACGAGGGACTGTTATTAGATAAGGTGAGCGGAGAGGAAGTTCTCCTGGCTAATGCAGGCCAGGACTGGGGCTACTTTGAGTCTTTTATCAGTGAGAGTAAAATGGAATTGTTGGACCTTTGCTCTAAAAATGAACTGTCAGTCAACCTCTTCTCTGAGGAAGACGTTGACAATCTGtttgatgatgaagacgatgactcTACTTTAAGCAGTG GTTGTTCACTAAAGATTCGTTATGAGTCTTTCCAGGACAACATGAGGGAAAAAACAAATGTGCTCCAAGAGGAGACCCAGTTCAACTTTTTCCCAAGTGTCCTGGCCAACTGTGCCAAGAAGGAGGAAGGAGGGGGAGTGCTCAGAAGAAGTACTGAGGAGCTTCAGCCCAAAACTGATGAGCTCATTCTAGAGACAGGGCAAGAGGGAAAGGCTGGGGACTGTAGTGGCAGGAGCCCTCTTGATGGCTCGCAAGGGTCACCCATGTCAACTCCCAAAGTCAACTACCTAATGGACTTCAATTCTACTGAGGAGTCAGGGGAATTCAGCGATGATAGCTCCTGTACTGGCTCCTCCTCAGACACACTGCAGGAAGGCAAATTTAAGAAGGGTCACTCAAAGGGTTTCCTCAGCCCTTCCAACCCTCTTAATTATGGCTTGCGCTCCAAGAGAAAGGTTAGGTACAGTGATGATTACTTATATGATGTTGACTCACTTGAGAGTGagaaaaatgcagagaaaaaggAGAAAGCTCCAGCTGgacagaaagaggaagaggatgtAGACTGGTGCCCCAAAAAGCGACGGAAATCCTGTCGTAAAGAGCCACCTGTGGTCATCAAGTACATTATCATCAACAGGTTTAAGGGAGAGAGGCTCATGTCAGTAAAATTGGGAAAGCTGGACCCTGTGGATGCAACTGTGAGCTTAAATGCAGACACAGTAACCAAATATAAGACACTGGCTCCTCTGAAGGATTTCTGGCAGGAGAGGCAAAGGGAGAGACAGGAACAGCTTAAGCTGGCTGCCAGAGATAAACAACAACGTGGTTTTCATCTAAACGGACGCCATCATCGTCCTTTTAATTCTAGTCATCCCAAAAGGAAATACAAGA GCAACAGGCTTAAGGTTCAGAGGATTCATGCTGTGGAGCAATCAGTAACAGCACAGGGCTCCTCTCTCTCTGATCAGGGCCAGGGAGGTGTCACTAAAGAGGAGGCCACCCCCACAGTTGGGGGAATAATAGCAGCCCCAGGACCTCCCAGT ACATTAGACACAAACTCtatcacacacacagtcacagccAAGAGCCGCTCCCaggaagagggaggagagggagggaaggagattgggagg ataaaaacagtcaggataAGGAAATTCAAAGCGAAGCAGGCTGAGGAGCAAGAAAATGAAAGAGCagaaggagaggaggggaggagcgTGACAAATGAAACGGATGCCTGTGCCGTTGTGGCACAGATTGAGCACCCTACTGCTGGGTTAGAAGAGGCAGGCAGCTCAACTACAGTCAAACCCCAT TCTCTGACACATACCACCACCGCTCACACATCCGAGGAGAAATTCCCCTTTGTTTCGTCCACCTGCTCTTCTGACAAAGCTCCCTCCTCAGAG AGGGTAGAGGCGGGTGTCCCTGTCATCCCAGGGGGCTATCTGCAGACCCTGTTAGATGCTACAGACTCCTCTGCTGGAGCAGCCATCTCTTATTTCCCTCAGCAGCCCTCAAGGCAGCAGTATCCTC GGCTGTCCCTGGAGGAGAAGCAGTTTTCTTCTCTGCAGCTCGCACAGAGTTGCGTCCTCTCTCCTCCCTCAGAATCAGAGCTCCAGCAGTCTCCCCAGAACTGCCCCAGC TTCCCCCAGATGTGGCACCCCCAGCTCTGCCCTAGTCATAGCCAGAGTTTTGGGCCCGAGACCCCTGAGACTCCAATCTTACCGAACAACTTCCCAGCTGCTGTGCCACTGAATGACAACATGCCAGTGTCTAACTACACCCAGCTGAGCCCTGAGGCTGACAGGC GTTATGAGAAGAGCTACCTGACTGAGGCTGGGTTGCAGC GGGCAGATCTGCAAGTGTGTCAGTCTGCTTGTGTGGAGGGCCAGGTGCAATACCAGAGAGGGTCTCTGTGCACAGACAATGGCAGGCTCATCAGCTATGACTCAGTGGGCTCTCTGTCAGCCTCCTCTAGCAATTACAGCTCCCTAAGCCTGAAGTCTTGTGAGAGAGAGGGTGAGGAGGAGGGCCGAGACAGCTTCTTAGCTCATTGCAGTCCTAAAGTGGTGATTCAGCAGAGTGTGGACGCCCTTACTCCACTCAGGGAGTCCTCAGACCTGCTGGATATCTCAAACTTCACCCCTGACAAGTTTAGACACTCATCACTGTCAGAGCT CCCCCCCTGAGACCCCAACTTATCCCCCCAGGTCGTGGGGCGTGAGATGAAGATTGCGGGGAATGTTGGAGAATACCAGGATGTCAATGACATGAATCTGGAGTGTAACAGGGATGTAAAGTGGAACTGTGAAGTTATGCAGCAACAAGAACACACAACAAATGCATTCACAGTGGAAGACAGCCAGTTTCCACTGCACAACTTTAACAGTCAAGATGTCTTAAACTTAGACAAAAAGGAACTGGGTGTTACTGAATTTGACGAACAGACTGGTGACATGTTGGCCGGTGCCAAAACTATAAAGTCAAAGCGGAAAGGCAATTACAAACAGACTGCAGGACAAAGTCCAAAGAAAGTCCGGGCCCCCAGAGCTCCCAAATCAGAAAAAGTTAAGACCCCCAAACAGAACTCACGTTCCACCAAAAAGATAAAGGCCATGCTAGAGGGTAAAGCAGCAAAGAATCAGGCTGGCAGTTGTGGCACAGGCCTGACTGACGGCAGCAGCACTGGGGACTGGTCTGGTACTGGGTGGTCAGAGAGCAACAGTCTGGTAGGGGACGACCAGAGAGAATTTGAGGAGCCCTCCAATATTCTGTCAAACATTGTTTCTGGCATGGCCGAGGTCCAGAGGTTCATGATGGCCTCAATTGAGCCACTGTGGAATCCTATGTCTGAGGCCTGCATGCCCTCTGAGGCCAACAGCCTAAACCTTAAGACCCTCAAAATCTTGGCTGGCACAGAGGCtgacctgaagaaaaaaggaGCTGTGCTAACGGGGGCTGGAAGAGGCGGAAGGCAGGAGGGAAAAGGAGGGAAAAACCAGGCCAAATTCAACCCTTCCCATCCTTTATTCCCTCAGCTAGCTCTCGGCTGTAACATGTTTGACAAACCCAACTTTATTAACCCTGGACCTGCACACAAAAAGCTGTACCGCCACAAGACCAGTGCAAAGTTTCCTCGCATTGAGACGCTGAAGGGGAAGCGAGCTGAGAGAGACCCAAATAAGGACATAGCACTGATGACCTCTTTTGAGAAACTGAGGTAA
- the rlim gene encoding E3 ubiquitin-protein ligase RLIM yields MEGSDSTEQSGSDQPESQRRRQLDRLDREEAFYQFVNNLSDEDYRLMRDNNLLGTPGEVTEDELFNRLQQIKDGPEQQNNTQSTENGEDAVEQPEGSEDSAGGDSLLDWLNTVRRTGNTTRTGHRGNQSWRAVSQTNPNSGDFRFSLEISVNRNLTEQQGAVEGEQETPEGQAVAVNAEPQVPLETEVVEEPVVEELAVIVEPEPEPEPEPEEVAPQEILGEPPSPPAGFVVQPPLSPPRRGQRRARSRSPESRRTRPRTARSRSPLNLEVLDGLPNPRTGPSSQGSNSVTNNSPVPQVEGSSRTRQHVLSRQNTADSDVQPSRATAESVPEPHNSRSQDGEAAGGEGGAAGRRPPTIMLDLQVRRVRPGEYRQRDSIASRTRSRSQNSNNTFLYESERGGFRRTFSRSERAGVRTYVSTIRIPIRRISDAGLGEATSMALQSMIRQIMTGFGELGYLMDSDSDSSDSNRGANTPADLAEVLNNPDTSTAGAPAADIDEPSMAAGVRARTLDAEMDESLAAAPPASGGRARPRPPISLEEPSSLPFLRLAHFFLLNDDDEDQPQGLTKEQIDNLSMRNFGESDALKTCSVCITEYAEGNKLRKLPCSHEYHVHCIDRWLSENSTCPICRRAVLVSANRESVV; encoded by the exons ATGGAAGGGTCTGACAGTACAGAGCAAAGTGGCAGTGACCAGCCAGAGTCACAGCGCCGGAGGCAACTGGACCGTCTGGACAGGGAAGAGGCATTCTACCAGTTTGTCAACAATCTCAGTGATGAGGACTATCGCCTCATGAGAGACAACAATCTTTTGGGTACTCCAG GAGAGGTAACAGAAGATGAGCTGTTTAATAGACTTCAGCAAATAAAAGATGGTCCAGAACAACAGAATAACACCCAGAGCACTGAAAACGGAGAAGATGCAGTTG AACAACCAGAAGGCTCTGAGGATTCTGCAGGTGGGGATAGTCTCCTTGACTGGCTGAACACAGTAAGGCGCACTGGCAACACAACCAGAACTGGTCATCGTGGGAATCAATCGTGGCGAGCTGTAAGCCAGACAAACCCAAACAGTGGTGATTTTCGCTTTAGTTTGGAGATCAGTGTGAACCGCAACCTAACTGAACAACAAGGTGCTGTAGAAGGGGAGCAGGAAACTCCAGAGGGTCAAGCAGTAGCTGTTAATGCTGAACCACAAGTACCTTTGGAGACAGAAGTGGTCGAAGAACCAGTGGTGGAGGAGTTGGCTGTCATAGTGGAACCAGAGCCGGAACCAGAGCCGGAACCAGAAGAAGTTGCTCCACAAGAGATACTTGGAGAGCCTCCCAGCCCACCAGCTGGCTTTGTGGTGCAACCACCACTTTCTCCTCCACGAAGAGGACAAAGAAGAGCCCGCAGCCGCAGTCCAGAATCTCGCAGAACTAGGCCCCGTACAGCTCGGAGCCGTTCCCCTCTCAACCTTGAGGTGCTAGATGGTCTTCCTAATCCCCGTACTGGCCCTAGTTCTCAAGGCTCCAACTCTGTTACCAACAATTCCCCTGTGCCTCAAGTGGAGGGCAGCTCCCGGACTCGACAACATGTCCTCTCTAGGCAAAACACAGCTGACAGTGATGTGCAACCATCTAGGGCTACAGCAGAATCAGTCCCAGAGCCCCACAATAGCCGATCTCAGGATGGAGAAGCTGCTGGAGGGGAAGGGGGTGCAGCTGGCCGGCGTCCCCCTACGATCATGCTTGATCTCCAGGTGCGGCGTGTGCGTCCAGGCGAGTATCGCCAAAGAGACAGCATCGCGAGTCGTACTCGTTCACGCTCACAGAACTCAAACAACACATTTCTTTATGAGAGTGAACGTGGTGGCTTTCGTAGGACTTTCTCACGCTCTGAGCGTGCTGGGGTGAGGACCTATGTTAGCACTATTCGTATACCTATCAGGAGAATTTCCGATGCAGGTTTAGGAGAGGCTACATCAATGGCCCTCCAGTCTATGATTCGACAAATTATGACAGGCTTTGGTGAATTAGGCTACCTCATGGATTCAGACTCTGATTCATCAGATTCAAACCGTGGAGCCAACACACCTGCAGATCTGGCTGAAGTCCTCAACAACCCAGATACTTCTACTGCTGGTGCTCCCGCAGCTGATATTGATGAACCATCTATGGCTGCTGGAGTCAGAGCAAGGACACTTGACGCTGAGATGGATGAAAGCCTCGCTGCTGCTCCGCCTGCCTCTGGTGGCAGGGCTCGACCTAGACCACCCATTAGTCTAGAGGAGCCCAGCTCTCTTCCTTTCCTCCGCCTCGCCCACTTCTTCCTtttaaatgatgatgatgaggaccAGCCCCAAGGGCTGACCAAAGAGCAGATTGACAACCTTTCTATGCGCAACTTCGGTGAGAGTGATGCATTGAAGACTTGCAGTGTCTGCATAACAGAATATGCAGAAGGTAACAAGCTACGTAAGCTGCCCTGCTCACATGAGTACCATGTTCACTGCATTGATCGCTGGCTCTCTGAAAACTCCACTTGCCCCATATGTCGCAGGGCTGTCCTGGTATCTGCCAATCGAGAAAGTGTGGTGTAG